One Caretta caretta isolate rCarCar2 chromosome 8, rCarCar1.hap1, whole genome shotgun sequence DNA window includes the following coding sequences:
- the RGS21 gene encoding regulator of G-protein signaling 21, with the protein MPVKCCFHRSTPKETMAWSETVDTLLANKDGLAAFRTFLKSEFSEENIDFWMASEDFKKTKSSAKIASKAQKIYSEFIQADAPREINIDFATRDHISQNISEPTLKCFDDAQRLIYSLMAKDSFPRFLRSEVYKELVNKQQNGNQKRWLSFL; encoded by the exons ATGCCAGTGAA ATGTTGTTTCCACAGGTCAACCCCTAAGGAAACAATGGCATGGTCTGAGACTGTGGATACACTACTGGCAAATAAAG ATGGCTTGGCTGCCTTTAGAACATTCCTGAAGTCCGAGTTCAGTGAGGAGAACATTGACTTCTGGATGGCCTCTGAGGACTTCAAGAAAACTAAGTCTTCTGCTAAAATTGCCTCAAAAGCCCAAAAGATTTATTCAGAATTTATCCAGGCTGATGCTCCAAGGGAG ATTAATATTGACTTCGCTACCAGAGACCACATTTCACAGAATATCTCAGAACCAACcctgaaatgttttgatgatgCTCAGAGACTGATCTATAGTCTCATGGCCAAGGACTCTTTCCCTAGGTTTCTAAGGTCAGAAGTTTATAAGGAACTGGTAAATAAGCAACAGAATGGAAACCAGAAAAGATGGCTCTCATTTTTGTGA